A single region of the Streptomyces caelestis genome encodes:
- a CDS encoding class I SAM-dependent methyltransferase, which produces MTTQNSAAEADRTLKARHRAMWAQGDYPSLAAEVIPGLGAVLVEACGVRSGRRVLDVGAGTGNAAIPAALAGADVVASDLTPELFEAGRRVAEQQGARLTWQEADAEALPFGDAEFDVVMSCVGVMFAPHHQRAADELVRVCRPGGTIGLLSWTPQGFIGRMFATLKPYAPPPPPGAQPPPLWGDEDHVRALLGDRVTDVHAERRTVRVDRFETPEAFRDYFKERYGPTITVYKNIAGDPERTAALDRDLADLARDGGLGTGEGGTALEWEYLLLTARRAG; this is translated from the coding sequence ATGACGACGCAGAACAGCGCGGCCGAGGCCGACCGGACTCTGAAGGCCAGGCACCGGGCGATGTGGGCGCAGGGCGACTACCCGTCCCTGGCCGCCGAGGTCATCCCCGGTCTCGGGGCGGTCCTGGTCGAGGCGTGCGGGGTGCGCTCCGGCCGGCGGGTGCTGGACGTGGGCGCCGGCACCGGCAACGCCGCGATCCCGGCGGCCCTGGCCGGCGCGGACGTGGTCGCATCCGACCTGACCCCCGAGTTGTTCGAGGCCGGCCGGCGCGTGGCCGAGCAGCAGGGCGCCCGCCTCACGTGGCAGGAGGCCGACGCCGAGGCCCTGCCCTTCGGTGACGCCGAGTTCGACGTCGTCATGTCCTGTGTCGGGGTGATGTTCGCACCGCACCACCAGCGGGCCGCCGACGAACTCGTCCGGGTCTGCCGTCCGGGCGGCACCATCGGCCTGCTGAGCTGGACGCCGCAGGGCTTCATCGGCCGCATGTTCGCCACGCTGAAGCCGTACGCGCCACCGCCTCCGCCGGGCGCGCAGCCGCCCCCGCTGTGGGGGGACGAGGACCATGTGCGCGCGCTCCTCGGCGACCGGGTCACGGACGTCCACGCCGAGCGGCGGACCGTCCGGGTCGACCGCTTCGAGACGCCCGAGGCGTTCCGCGACTACTTCAAGGAGCGCTACGGCCCCACGATCACCGTCTACAAGAACATCGCCGGCGATCCCGAGCGCACCGCCGCCCTGGACCGCGATCTGGCGGACCTGGCCCGCGACGGCGGCCTGGGCACAGGCGAGGGCGGGACCGCCCTGGAGTGGGAGTACCTGCTGCTCACCGCGCGCCGGGCGGGCTGA
- a CDS encoding HAD-IC family P-type ATPase, whose translation MTHLDAGARPNSARPATITSRETGLTTAQVAERVERGQVNDVPVRSSRSTVDIVRANVFTRFNAIIGVLWLIMLVVAPIQDSLFGFVILANTGIGIVQEWRAKKTLDSLALIGEVRPTVRRDGASGQVSTSEIVLDDLIEIGPGDKVVVDGVCVEADGLEIDESLLTGEADPVVKRPGDQVMSGSFVVAGGGAFQATKVGREAYAAQLAEEASRFTLVHSELRSGISTILKYVTWMMVPTAIGLIISQLVVKDSAFKDSVARTVGGIVPMVPEGLVLLTSVAFAIGVIRLGRKQCLVQELPAIEGLARVDTVCLDKTGTLTEGGMDVTELRPLQGADEPHVRQVLGALGASDPRPNTSLKAIIDACPAVEDWRCTQALPFSSARKYSGAAFVETGGESSTWLLGAPDVLLPDDDPALAETERLNEQGLRVLLLARVDRDLDDPEVAEGAKSTALVVLEQRLRPDAADTLRYFEDQNVAAKVISGDNAVSVGAVASKLGLSGTTVDARRLPAEQEGMARALDDGTVFGRVTPQQKRNMVGALQSRGHTVAMTGDGVNDVLALKDADIGVAMGSGSEATRAVAQIVLLNNSFATLPSVVAEGRRVIGNITRVATLFLVKTVYSVLLAILVVCSQVEYPFLPRHLTLLSTLTIGVPAFFLALAPNKERAKPNFVRRVMRYAIPGGVLAAVATFATYLIARQHYTGADALAAETSAATLTLFLISMWVLAIIARPYTWWRVALVATMAGAFVLVLVVPWLQDFFALKLVGVTMPWLAVGIAVVAAATLELTWRVVDRRFPA comes from the coding sequence ATGACGCATCTCGACGCGGGCGCCCGGCCGAACTCCGCGCGGCCTGCGACGATCACCTCACGCGAGACCGGCCTGACCACGGCTCAGGTCGCCGAACGGGTGGAGCGCGGCCAGGTCAACGACGTGCCGGTGCGCAGCAGCCGCTCCACCGTCGACATCGTCCGCGCGAACGTCTTCACCCGCTTCAACGCGATCATCGGCGTGCTCTGGCTGATCATGCTGGTCGTCGCGCCGATCCAGGACAGCCTGTTCGGCTTCGTGATCCTCGCCAACACCGGGATCGGGATCGTCCAGGAGTGGCGGGCGAAGAAGACGCTGGACTCGCTCGCGCTGATCGGCGAGGTGCGCCCCACCGTCCGCCGGGACGGGGCCTCCGGCCAGGTCAGCACCTCCGAGATCGTCCTCGACGACCTGATCGAGATCGGGCCCGGCGACAAGGTCGTCGTCGACGGGGTCTGCGTCGAGGCCGACGGTCTCGAGATCGACGAGTCGCTGCTCACCGGCGAGGCGGACCCGGTCGTCAAGCGCCCCGGCGACCAGGTGATGTCGGGCAGCTTCGTGGTCGCGGGCGGCGGGGCCTTCCAGGCCACGAAGGTCGGGCGCGAGGCGTACGCCGCGCAGCTGGCGGAGGAGGCGTCCCGGTTCACCCTCGTCCACTCCGAGCTGCGCTCCGGCATCTCCACGATCCTCAAGTACGTCACGTGGATGATGGTCCCGACCGCGATCGGCCTGATCATCAGCCAGCTGGTCGTGAAGGACAGCGCCTTCAAGGACTCCGTCGCGCGGACGGTCGGCGGCATCGTCCCGATGGTCCCGGAGGGGCTGGTCCTGCTCACCTCGGTCGCCTTCGCCATCGGCGTCATCCGGCTGGGCCGCAAGCAGTGCCTGGTGCAGGAGCTGCCCGCGATCGAGGGGCTGGCCCGGGTCGACACCGTCTGCCTCGACAAGACCGGCACCCTCACCGAGGGCGGCATGGACGTCACCGAGCTGCGGCCCCTGCAGGGCGCCGACGAGCCGCACGTACGCCAGGTGCTCGGCGCCCTCGGCGCGTCGGATCCCCGGCCGAACACCTCTCTCAAGGCGATCATCGACGCCTGCCCGGCCGTCGAGGACTGGCGCTGCACCCAGGCGCTGCCGTTCTCCTCCGCCCGCAAGTACAGCGGCGCCGCGTTCGTCGAGACCGGCGGGGAGAGCAGCACCTGGCTGCTCGGGGCGCCGGACGTGCTGCTGCCCGACGACGACCCGGCCCTCGCCGAGACCGAGCGGCTGAACGAGCAGGGCCTGCGGGTGCTGCTGCTCGCCCGGGTCGACCGGGATCTCGACGACCCGGAGGTGGCCGAGGGAGCGAAGTCCACCGCGCTGGTGGTCCTGGAACAGCGGCTGCGGCCGGACGCGGCGGACACCCTGCGCTACTTCGAGGACCAGAACGTGGCCGCCAAGGTCATCTCCGGCGACAACGCGGTGTCGGTCGGCGCGGTCGCGTCGAAGCTGGGGCTGTCCGGCACCACCGTGGACGCGCGGCGGCTGCCCGCCGAGCAGGAGGGGATGGCGCGGGCCCTCGACGACGGCACGGTGTTCGGGCGGGTCACCCCGCAGCAGAAGCGGAACATGGTGGGCGCGCTGCAGTCCCGCGGGCACACGGTCGCGATGACGGGCGACGGCGTGAACGACGTCCTCGCCCTGAAGGACGCCGACATCGGCGTCGCGATGGGCTCCGGGTCGGAGGCGACCCGGGCGGTCGCGCAGATCGTGCTGCTGAACAACAGCTTCGCGACGCTGCCGTCGGTGGTGGCGGAGGGCCGCCGGGTCATCGGCAACATCACGCGCGTCGCGACGCTGTTCCTCGTCAAGACGGTCTACTCGGTGCTGCTGGCGATCCTGGTGGTCTGCTCGCAGGTCGAGTACCCGTTCCTGCCGCGCCACCTGACGCTGCTGTCGACCCTGACGATCGGCGTCCCGGCTTTCTTCCTCGCGCTCGCGCCCAACAAGGAGCGCGCGAAGCCGAACTTCGTGCGGCGGGTGATGCGGTACGCGATCCCGGGCGGGGTGCTGGCCGCGGTGGCGACCTTCGCGACCTACCTGATCGCCCGGCAGCACTACACGGGCGCGGACGCGCTGGCCGCGGAGACCAGCGCCGCGACGCTCACGCTGTTCCTCATCTCGATGTGGGTCCTGGCGATCATCGCCCGCCCCTACACCTGGTGGCGCGTCGCCCTGGTGGCGACGATGGCCGGGGCCTTCGTGCTGGTGCTCGTCGTGCCGTGGCTCCAGGACTTCTTCGCGCTGAAGCTGGTCGGCGTGACGATGCCGTGGCTGGCGGTCGGTATCGCGGTGGTGGCGGCGGCCACCCTGGAGCTGACGTGGAGGGTGGTGGACCGCCGCTTCCCGGCCTAG
- a CDS encoding sacsin N-terminal ATP-binding-like domain-containing protein, protein MRRRNVSSKFVRPAAEGADPFGTARLRRGVIDAWATSPARFREDANAEEDLVLGGYRDRLVVELAQNAADAAARAGVPGRLRLTLRDGVLVAANTGAPLDAAGVESLSTLRASAKRETEQAVGRFGVGFAAVLAVTDEPAVVGRHGGVRWSLAEARELAADTARHSPGLGDEIRRRDGHVPLLRLPFAAEGTAPDPYDTAVILPLRDTPAADLAERLLRAVDDALLLTLAGLEEVVVEINGESPRTISRRTDGPFTVIDDSGDGVTYWRTAAAHGNLTPELLIDRPVEERLRPHWSVTWAVPVDSDGSPARPRTSPVVHAPTPSDEPLGVPALLIASFPLDSTRRHAAPGPLTDFLIERAADSYAELLGSWRPVTAGLIGLVPGPLGKGELDGGLRRAILERLPRTSFLPPAVEPRGHDDEDLPESLRPRDAEVVEGAGTDTVRVLAEVLPTLLPAGLERRAELRTLGVARVPLTDAIDRLAGLEKDPGWWRRLYDSLAGVDPDRLSGLPVPLADGRTTIGPRQVLLPSPDATGIDPETLARLGLKVAHPDAAHPILEKLGALPATPRAVLTTPQVRAAVAASLDDEGGALWEEDTLDAEELADTVLALVRDAGLEPGDEPWLGALALPDEDGEPAPACELAFPGGPFAQVMREGELAAVDAELAAKWGEQPLAACGVLVSFALVRATDVVLDPDELEPREGDFAEPDDPGLLDAIDVWAEDILDRFPDSPVPPVATEIVAVRDLDLVDEDKWAQALSLLSQPPLRDAIVQPVRVLLPDGTHEVVRPYTAWWLRGNPVLDGRRPAGLRAAGGDPLLRGLYEEADATGFEDEQVLRALGVRTSVAALLDEPGGAAELLDRLADPEREVTDAQLHALYGALAELDPEQVTLPDELRAVIDGRMEVVDAADAVVCDSPDLLPFTEGVPLLPVRPSRAADLAELFQVRRLSESVTGEVDSEGTEHDVPESVRVLLGPRTPSSYIEHEELVVDGVEIDWRLTNDGVLHASTLEGVAAGLAWAAGQWPRRFEVAALLEDPSRTEELARDRWFD, encoded by the coding sequence ATGAGGAGAAGGAACGTGAGCAGCAAGTTCGTGCGGCCCGCCGCCGAGGGTGCCGACCCGTTCGGTACGGCACGTCTGCGGCGTGGCGTCATCGATGCCTGGGCCACCAGCCCCGCCCGGTTCCGCGAGGACGCCAACGCCGAGGAGGACCTCGTCCTCGGCGGCTACCGGGACCGGCTCGTCGTCGAGCTCGCGCAGAACGCCGCCGACGCCGCCGCCCGGGCCGGGGTGCCGGGGCGGCTGCGGCTCACCCTCCGTGACGGTGTGCTCGTCGCCGCCAACACCGGGGCGCCGCTGGACGCGGCCGGGGTCGAGTCGCTGTCCACCCTGCGCGCGTCGGCGAAGCGGGAGACCGAGCAGGCCGTCGGGCGGTTCGGCGTCGGGTTCGCCGCCGTCCTCGCCGTCACCGACGAGCCCGCCGTCGTCGGCCGGCACGGCGGTGTCCGCTGGTCCCTCGCCGAGGCCCGGGAACTGGCCGCCGACACCGCCCGGCACAGCCCCGGCCTCGGGGACGAGATCCGGCGGCGCGACGGTCACGTACCGCTGCTGCGGCTGCCGTTCGCCGCCGAGGGCACCGCCCCCGACCCGTACGACACCGCCGTCATCCTCCCGCTGCGCGACACCCCCGCCGCCGACCTCGCCGAACGGCTGTTGCGGGCGGTCGACGACGCGCTGCTGCTCACTCTCGCCGGCCTCGAAGAGGTCGTCGTCGAGATCAACGGCGAGAGCCCCCGGACGATCTCCCGCCGCACCGACGGTCCCTTCACCGTCATCGACGACTCCGGTGACGGCGTCACGTACTGGCGCACTGCCGCCGCCCACGGCAACCTCACCCCCGAGCTGCTCATCGACCGGCCCGTCGAGGAGCGGCTGCGCCCGCACTGGTCGGTCACCTGGGCCGTGCCCGTGGACTCCGACGGCAGCCCGGCCCGGCCCCGCACCAGCCCGGTCGTGCACGCCCCCACGCCCAGCGACGAGCCGCTCGGCGTGCCCGCCCTGCTCATCGCCTCGTTCCCGCTGGACTCCACCCGCCGGCACGCCGCCCCCGGCCCGCTGACCGACTTCCTGATCGAGCGCGCGGCCGACTCCTACGCCGAACTCCTCGGCTCATGGCGGCCGGTGACGGCCGGTCTGATCGGCCTCGTGCCCGGGCCGCTCGGCAAGGGCGAGCTGGACGGCGGGTTGCGCCGGGCGATCCTGGAGCGGCTGCCGCGCACCTCCTTCCTGCCGCCCGCCGTCGAGCCCCGCGGGCACGACGACGAGGACCTGCCCGAGTCGCTGCGGCCCCGGGACGCCGAGGTCGTCGAGGGCGCGGGCACGGACACGGTGCGGGTGCTCGCCGAGGTGCTGCCCACCCTGCTGCCCGCCGGGCTCGAACGCCGCGCGGAGCTGCGCACCCTGGGCGTCGCCCGGGTGCCGCTGACCGACGCGATCGACCGGCTGGCCGGGCTGGAGAAGGACCCCGGCTGGTGGCGGCGGCTCTACGACAGCCTGGCCGGGGTCGACCCGGACCGGCTGTCGGGCCTGCCGGTACCCCTCGCGGACGGCCGTACGACGATCGGCCCCCGGCAGGTCCTGCTGCCCAGCCCCGACGCCACCGGCATCGACCCGGAGACCCTGGCCCGGCTCGGACTGAAGGTCGCCCATCCGGACGCCGCGCACCCGATCCTGGAGAAGCTGGGCGCCCTGCCCGCGACCCCCCGTGCCGTGCTCACCACCCCGCAGGTCAGGGCCGCCGTCGCCGCGTCGCTGGACGACGAGGGCGGCGCGCTGTGGGAGGAGGACACCCTCGACGCGGAGGAACTGGCCGACACCGTGCTCGCGTTGGTGCGGGACGCCGGTCTGGAGCCCGGTGACGAGCCCTGGCTGGGCGCGCTCGCCCTGCCCGACGAGGACGGCGAACCGGCTCCGGCCTGCGAACTCGCCTTCCCCGGCGGCCCGTTCGCCCAGGTCATGCGCGAGGGTGAACTGGCCGCGGTGGACGCCGAGCTGGCTGCCAAATGGGGCGAGCAGCCGCTGGCGGCCTGCGGGGTGCTGGTGAGCTTCGCGCTCGTCCGTGCCACCGACGTCGTCCTCGACCCCGACGAACTGGAGCCGCGCGAGGGCGACTTCGCCGAGCCCGACGACCCGGGCCTGCTGGACGCGATCGACGTGTGGGCGGAGGACATCCTCGACCGTTTCCCGGACAGCCCGGTGCCGCCGGTCGCCACCGAGATCGTCGCCGTACGGGACCTGGATCTGGTCGACGAGGACAAGTGGGCGCAGGCCCTGTCCCTGCTGTCGCAGCCGCCCCTGCGGGACGCGATCGTCCAGCCCGTGCGCGTCCTGCTGCCGGACGGCACGCACGAGGTCGTACGGCCGTACACGGCGTGGTGGCTGCGCGGGAACCCGGTCCTCGACGGCCGCCGCCCCGCGGGCCTGCGTGCCGCCGGTGGCGACCCGCTCCTGCGGGGTCTGTACGAGGAGGCCGACGCGACCGGCTTCGAGGACGAGCAGGTGCTGCGGGCGCTGGGCGTACGGACGTCCGTCGCCGCGCTGCTGGACGAGCCCGGCGGCGCCGCCGAACTCCTCGACCGGCTGGCCGACCCGGAGCGCGAGGTGACGGACGCCCAACTGCACGCGCTGTACGGGGCCCTGGCCGAACTGGACCCGGAGCAGGTGACCCTGCCGGACGAGCTGCGTGCCGTCATCGACGGCCGGATGGAGGTCGTGGACGCCGCCGACGCCGTGGTGTGCGACTCGCCGGACCTGCTGCCCTTCACGGAAGGCGTCCCCCTGCTGCCGGTCCGCCCGTCCCGGGCCGCCGACCTGGCCGAACTCTTCCAGGTGCGGCGCCTGAGCGAGTCCGTCACCGGCGAGGTGGACTCGGAGGGCACCGAGCACGACGTCCCGGAGTCGGTGCGGGTGCTGCTGGGCCCGCGCACCCCTTCCTCGTACATCGAGCACGAGGAACTCGTCGTCGACGGCGTGGAGATCGACTGGCGGCTGACGAACGACGGTGTCCTGCACGCCTCGACGCTGGAGGGCGTGGCGGCCGGGCTCGCCTGGGCGGCCGGGCAGTGGCCGCGGCGGTTCGAGGTGGCGGCGCTGCTGGAGGATCCCTCGCGGACGGAGGAGCTGGCGCGGGATCGGTGGTTCGACTGA
- a CDS encoding DUF3027 domain-containing protein yields MSAATTRSRTPDRLCAEAVDLARAAAEEAAAPGIVGEHAGLVSEGDRVVTHFFECKELGYRGWRWAVTVARASRAKIVTVDEAVLLPGPDAVLAPEWVPWSERLRPGDMGPGDLLPTDAEDLRLEPGWTGEDEPPPNSVVSEDMAALAEAEDAEVTAGPLAVPARGSIAAVAEELGVRRARVLSRYGLHIAADRWEEAFGPKTPMAQAAPAACVSCGFLVRIGGSLGQAFGVCANEFSPADGRVVSLAYGCGGHSEAAVMPKPPQPAPPVIDETRVDPFPLRPASDSGSVPVTADEDTEELGHS; encoded by the coding sequence GTGAGCGCAGCGACAACGCGAAGCCGCACCCCTGACCGTCTGTGCGCCGAGGCCGTCGACCTCGCACGCGCCGCAGCCGAGGAGGCCGCGGCACCCGGCATCGTCGGCGAGCACGCGGGGCTGGTCTCCGAAGGGGATCGCGTTGTCACGCACTTCTTCGAGTGCAAGGAGCTCGGGTACCGGGGCTGGCGCTGGGCCGTGACGGTGGCCCGGGCGTCCCGGGCGAAGATCGTCACGGTGGACGAGGCGGTGCTGCTGCCCGGCCCGGACGCGGTGCTGGCGCCCGAGTGGGTGCCGTGGAGCGAGCGGCTGCGCCCCGGCGACATGGGTCCGGGCGACCTGCTGCCCACCGACGCGGAGGACCTGCGTCTGGAGCCCGGCTGGACCGGCGAGGACGAGCCGCCGCCGAACTCCGTCGTCTCCGAGGACATGGCCGCCCTGGCGGAGGCCGAGGACGCGGAGGTCACGGCTGGGCCCCTGGCCGTCCCCGCCCGCGGTTCGATCGCGGCGGTGGCCGAGGAACTCGGCGTGCGCCGTGCCCGGGTGCTGTCCCGCTACGGCCTGCACATCGCCGCCGACCGCTGGGAGGAAGCCTTCGGTCCCAAGACCCCGATGGCGCAGGCGGCCCCCGCCGCCTGCGTGAGCTGCGGCTTCCTGGTCCGTATCGGCGGTTCCCTGGGCCAGGCCTTCGGTGTGTGCGCCAACGAGTTCTCCCCGGCCGACGGCCGCGTCGTCTCCCTGGCCTACGGCTGCGGCGGGCACTCCGAGGCCGCGGTCATGCCGAAGCCGCCGCAGCCGGCTCCGCCGGTCATCGACGAGACCCGCGTGGACCCGTTCCCGCTGCGCCCGGCCTCGGACTCGGGCTCGGTGCCGGTGACGGCGGACGAGGACACGGAGGAGCTGGGACACTCGTAG
- a CDS encoding MFS transporter: MAAAKTPQGATGTGGSKGVKGSSRLSGPGRWGGSLRAVGRALHLPFTGTARGIRKATHAHGAGESGLGKLIELHGVNGAGDVMITVALASTVFFSVPTDEARGRVALYLAVTMAPFTLLAPVIGPLLDRIPHGRRAAMAGAMLARALLALILSGAVVSGSIQLYPAALGVLVASKAYGVVRSAVVPRLLPPGFSLVKANSRVTLGGLLATGIAAPIGIGLQQVGPRWPLYGAFVIFVAGTFLSFTLPPKVDSAKGEDTALLAADEEHLHGPHRLPVKRPGLRTVGPAVTHALAANASIRCLTGFLIFFLAFLLREHPISGQSAAVSLGMVGVSAGVGNALGTAVGAWLRSRAPEIIIVTVVACVLAAAITAALFFGSVLMAGLAAIAGFAQALAKLSLDALIQRDVPELVRTSAFARSETLLQMSWVLGGAVGIVMPLNGTLGLAVGAAIVGTGWLTTVRGLIGSARRGGATRPRVA; this comes from the coding sequence GTGGCAGCCGCGAAGACGCCCCAGGGCGCCACCGGGACCGGTGGGTCGAAAGGGGTCAAGGGAAGCAGCCGACTGAGCGGACCGGGCCGTTGGGGCGGCTCCCTCCGCGCGGTCGGCCGTGCCCTGCACCTCCCGTTCACCGGCACCGCCCGCGGCATCCGCAAGGCCACCCACGCGCACGGCGCCGGCGAGTCCGGCCTCGGCAAGCTGATCGAGCTGCACGGCGTGAACGGCGCCGGGGACGTGATGATCACCGTCGCTCTCGCGTCGACGGTGTTCTTCTCCGTGCCGACCGACGAGGCCCGGGGCCGGGTCGCGCTGTACCTCGCCGTCACCATGGCGCCCTTCACCCTCCTCGCGCCGGTGATCGGCCCGCTCCTCGACCGCATCCCGCACGGCCGCCGGGCGGCGATGGCCGGGGCGATGCTGGCCCGGGCGCTGCTCGCGCTCATCCTGTCCGGCGCGGTCGTCAGCGGCAGCATCCAGCTGTACCCGGCGGCGCTCGGCGTCCTCGTCGCGTCGAAGGCGTACGGGGTGGTCAGAAGCGCCGTCGTGCCCCGGCTGCTGCCGCCCGGCTTCTCCCTGGTGAAGGCCAACTCGCGCGTCACCCTCGGCGGGCTCCTCGCCACCGGCATCGCCGCGCCGATCGGCATCGGGCTCCAGCAGGTCGGGCCGCGCTGGCCGCTCTACGGCGCCTTCGTGATCTTCGTGGCAGGGACGTTCCTGTCGTTCACGCTGCCGCCGAAGGTCGACTCCGCCAAGGGCGAGGACACCGCCCTGCTGGCCGCGGACGAGGAGCACCTGCACGGGCCGCACCGCCTGCCGGTCAAGCGCCCCGGGCTGCGCACGGTCGGCCCGGCCGTCACCCACGCCCTGGCCGCCAACGCCTCCATCCGCTGCCTCACCGGCTTCCTGATCTTCTTCCTCGCCTTCCTGCTGCGCGAGCACCCGATCTCCGGCCAGAGCGCCGCCGTGTCCCTGGGGATGGTGGGCGTGTCGGCCGGCGTGGGCAACGCGCTCGGTACGGCCGTGGGGGCGTGGCTCCGGTCCCGGGCGCCGGAGATCATCATCGTGACGGTCGTGGCGTGCGTGCTGGCTGCGGCGATCACGGCCGCGTTGTTCTTCGGCTCGGTCCTGATGGCCGGCCTGGCCGCGATCGCCGGCTTCGCGCAGGCCCTGGCCAAGCTGTCGCTCGACGCGCTGATCCAGCGGGACGTGCCCGAACTGGTCCGTACGTCGGCCTTCGCCCGCTCCGAGACGCTGCTCCAGATGTCCTGGGTACTGGGCGGGGCGGTCGGCATCGTGATGCCGCTCAACGGCACGCTCGGGCTGGCGGTGGGCGCCGCGATCGTCGGCACGGGCTGGCTGACGACCGTACGGGGGCTGATCGGCTCGGCCCGGCGCGGCGGTGCGACACGGCCGCGCGTGGCATAG
- a CDS encoding DUF2771 domain-containing protein, which produces MNTLQSAVRRRRAVAAAGVVSAGLLVLSACDKPTPMATVTVGHDSVNSEATCGGEGDALKSSDLTQCLKDKGVKTISVDPDETVRFGVDPEIADKGWTILMNGQPLTDSSTKTYRTIPGSVFFNAQYGAQGNSTLVSIKQGEKDTSGLWNFKLEKDA; this is translated from the coding sequence ATGAACACGTTGCAATCCGCTGTGCGACGCCGCCGCGCCGTCGCCGCCGCCGGCGTCGTATCCGCCGGACTGCTCGTCCTCTCGGCCTGTGACAAGCCGACGCCGATGGCCACCGTCACCGTGGGCCACGACTCGGTGAACTCCGAGGCCACCTGTGGTGGCGAGGGCGACGCCCTGAAGTCGTCCGACCTCACGCAGTGCCTGAAGGACAAGGGCGTCAAGACCATCTCGGTCGACCCGGACGAGACCGTGCGCTTCGGTGTCGACCCGGAGATCGCGGACAAGGGCTGGACGATCCTGATGAACGGTCAGCCGCTGACCGACTCCAGCACGAAGACCTACCGCACCATCCCGGGCAGCGTGTTCTTCAACGCCCAGTACGGGGCGCAGGGCAACTCGACGCTGGTGTCCATCAAGCAGGGCGAGAAGGACACGTCGGGGCTGTGGAACTTCAAGCTGGAGAAGGACGCGTAA
- a CDS encoding futalosine hydrolase: MELQAGEGRVIAAAGLGRVLVATAVAVERDAVARAFGALPPGSDSEALGVVGRAHGGSGAAARGGALDLQVIAAGVGPALAAASIASALTAAALQGDPYDLVVSAGIGGGFQPEASVGSLVVADEIVAADLGAETDDGFVSVTELGFGTVRHLPPGDLVRLAGDAVGARTGAVLTVSTVTGTAERAAVLRERHPTALAEAMEGFGVAEAAAAHGVPVLEVRAISNPVGPRDRAAWRIPDALAALTEGFGKLLPALESWNRHDQ; this comes from the coding sequence GTGGAACTTCAAGCTGGAGAAGGACGCGTAATCGCTGCCGCTGGGCTGGGCAGGGTGCTTGTCGCCACCGCGGTTGCTGTTGAGCGGGACGCGGTGGCTCGGGCCTTTGGGGCGTTGCCTCCGGGGTCCGACAGTGAGGCGCTCGGCGTTGTGGGCCGTGCCCACGGCGGTAGCGGCGCGGCTGCCCGCGGCGGGGCGCTGGACCTCCAGGTGATCGCCGCCGGTGTAGGGCCCGCCCTCGCCGCCGCTTCCATCGCCTCCGCCCTCACCGCCGCCGCCCTCCAGGGCGACCCCTACGACCTCGTCGTCTCCGCCGGGATCGGTGGGGGGTTCCAGCCCGAGGCGAGCGTGGGGTCGCTCGTCGTCGCCGATGAGATCGTCGCGGCCGATCTGGGGGCCGAGACCGATGACGGGTTCGTGTCGGTCACGGAGCTCGGGTTCGGGACCGTGCGTCACCTCCCGCCCGGGGACCTCGTGCGGCTGGCCGGGGACGCCGTCGGGGCCCGTACCGGGGCCGTGCTCACCGTGTCCACCGTGACCGGGACCGCCGAGCGGGCCGCCGTGCTCCGGGAGCGTCACCCCACCGCCCTCGCCGAGGCCATGGAGGGCTTCGGTGTGGCCGAGGCCGCCGCCGCGCACGGGGTGCCCGTGCTGGAGGTCCGGGCGATCTCCAATCCCGTCGGGCCGCGCGACCGCGCCGCCTGGCGCATCCCCGACGCCCTGGCGGCCCTCACCGAGGGTTTCGGGAAGCTCCTGCCCGCACTGGAGAGTTGGAACCGGCATGACCAGTGA
- a CDS encoding 1,4-dihydroxy-6-naphthoate synthase, protein MTSEQLKIAYSPCPNDTFVFDALAHGRVPGAPGFDVTFADIDITNGMAERGEFDVLKVSYAVLPYVLEEYALLPCGGALGRGCGPLVLTREADVDLTGRTVAVPSEKSTAYLLFRLWAADTLGDGVGEIVVMPFHEIMPAVRDGKVDAGLVIHEARFTYRGYGLHKLADMGEHWENTTGLPIPLGAIIAKRSLGEQKLRLLADSIRTSVRAAWDDPEASRPYVMEHAQEMDPAVADQHIGLYVNEFTADLGEDGYAAVRGLLTRAAAEGLVPPLGPNALRFP, encoded by the coding sequence ATGACCAGTGAGCAGCTGAAGATCGCCTACTCGCCCTGCCCGAACGACACCTTCGTCTTCGACGCCCTGGCCCACGGCCGCGTCCCCGGCGCCCCCGGCTTCGACGTGACCTTCGCCGACATCGACATCACCAACGGCATGGCCGAGCGCGGCGAGTTCGACGTGCTGAAGGTGTCGTACGCCGTGCTGCCGTACGTGCTGGAGGAGTACGCCCTGCTGCCGTGCGGGGGTGCGCTGGGGCGGGGGTGCGGGCCGCTGGTGCTGACGCGGGAGGCGGATGTCGACCTCACCGGTCGTACGGTCGCCGTGCCCAGTGAGAAGTCCACCGCCTATCTGCTGTTCCGGCTGTGGGCCGCGGACACGCTGGGCGACGGGGTCGGCGAGATCGTCGTCATGCCCTTCCACGAGATCATGCCGGCCGTGCGGGACGGCAAGGTCGACGCGGGGCTCGTCATCCACGAGGCGCGCTTCACGTACCGCGGCTACGGCCTGCACAAGCTCGCCGACATGGGCGAGCACTGGGAGAACACCACCGGGCTGCCGATCCCGCTGGGCGCGATCATCGCCAAGCGGTCGCTGGGCGAGCAGAAGCTGCGGCTGCTCGCCGACTCCATCCGGACGTCCGTACGCGCCGCCTGGGACGACCCCGAGGCGTCCCGCCCGTACGTCATGGAACACGCCCAGGAGATGGACCCGGCCGTCGCCGACCAGCACATCGGGCTGTACGTCAACGAGTTCACCGCCGACCTCGGCGAGGACGGCTACGCCGCCGTACGCGGGCTGCTCACACGCGCGGCGGCCGAGGGACTGGTGCCGCCCCTCGGCCCGAACGCGCTGCGTTTCCCGTGA